AGTGAAGTGTTGCTGTTGACTGACAGGTTCCACCTGCCAGAGCCgtgtctgtctttgctttttctcttgttGCCCATTGAAAGTAATGgcaaaataatacaataaaagtCTCGTTTGTCTCACTGTGCTACTCCGGTGTCTTTTGAAGGGTGGAGAGGAGTCAGAGGTGTCGTTCGAGCTTGTTAAGGGGGGTTTGGAGGTGATGGGGGAGTGGGCAGTGCTGATTTGGGGGAAATCCATCTCCCTGGGGTTTGGGTCAGGAACTAGGTGCTTGGGGAAAGATTTTAAATTAGTGtggggtttggtttattttttttttttaagaattattttattttttttttttaaaattgtatttttattttttaaattttactcatttatttttattttatgtatttctctGTGCAAGTACTCGCGATGAGCTCTGTGTTGCAGGAGGGAGAGGACAGCAGTGTCCCACGTGTCCCCTCTGCCAGACCCTGGGGTGTGCAGGGAGTCCATTTGCAATACAATTTATTAACATTAAATTAAATCCAGAGAGGTTCTAGTTATCCTTCatatagtatttatttatttttttaaattttccttcaaaatccCCTCTGGCACAGGTCTGTGGGGTCAGGCAGGTGCATCCTCATTGCCCTTTTACCTAAAATTGGAGGAATTGAGAGAAAAACGGCGCACCTGAGCCAAGCTGGGCTCAGAGGCCAGTGCCTCGAAATCCCCCAGGACCAGCAGCGTGTGGGATCCTGACGGGGATCTCGGAAGGGTTGGAGACATCAGGAACCAGCTGCCGCATTTAGCAAAGGTTTTATTACGATTTAGGGAAAGCCACAGGATCTGCAGCGCTGTGGGAGCGGTTACAGAGAAAACGAAGCCGGAGAAATCCAGGTTTGGAGGGAAGGTTGATCCATGGGATGAGGCAACTGGGAAACACTGAATGGGTTAACGCAGCTGCGTGTGGTGGATAAATCCTTCCCGCGGAGCATCCGACTACTGCCGGCCCTGGAGGGGTCCAACATCCCCTGGCTGATGCTGCTGGAAAGCCAATGCCTCGATTTGCCATTTAATtgaaccttaaaaataaaaagcaaacaaacactaAGCAGCTTCACAGAATAGAAATTCCCCCTAAAATCAGTTTAGGAGCTTTGAAACCGCGGCAGTGATTTTCTCGTTTGCAGAGGAGCAGCCTCTTTGCTTCAACGAGCCTGAAACATGATAAAATCCCCTATAAATGCAAACGATCCCACCACATTAACACTGACGGGAAGCGTAAAACGTCAGAACAAAGCACGATGAGAACGGAACACTCTCTTCCCGTAGTAAATTAGCAACTCCCCCCCACCAGATAGCTtaattttccttgttttattttattacaaataaacaTCGGAGAATCCACGTGAGCCAGCAAAAATGTGGCATCAGGCATAGGGAGCCGCGCTCTGCCTTTACGCCAAACCCACTGCTTCGTGGCTACATTTTGAAATTActcatttattcagttttaaTTGGCCACGTTTGCTGTTTGGGATGACTTACGCGAGCGGTGGGAACGCAGCCGGGAAGGGGATGCTGCGGGGCTCCTCCTTCAGGTACCTCTTCGTGGAGCTGCCGAAAATAAGAAAACAGCCGGGACAAAACTAAAACTGCATTCTCGATTGGGGTCGGGGACTTGTGGCGTGGTGGGAGGTTATTTCCCAGCATGGTCCCATTCCCCGCTCCCCTTTTTACCTGTACCGCTTGGTGTTGATGAGCCAGTGCACAAAGTCCTTGGCCTTCATCTTGTCCAGGTAGCGGGTGAAGTCGCTGGTGAAGGTGCCTTCCGAGTGTCGCTTGACGTCGGACGCGAAGCTTCGGGCGCTTTGGGATTCGTGTGACTGCCATCTGCTCGAGAGAGatggacaggggaagaaaatgtggtttaatGCAGATGGTGGCATTCTGCGTCCTCCCTGCAGGAGGTGCCCAGAGCAGGGGCTGTGTCCTGTGAAGTACTTTACTGTGCGGAGCATTCTCCAGAAAAGCtgtaataatacaaaaaaataattctcagtttCAGAGGAGTCTGCCAAGCTTGGCCAGGGTTGTTCCTGGCATCAAATACATGCAATATCCTAACCCGTGTTATTTTCCCTATGTCTTGCTTGGCCGCGGTGGGTTCGTGCCTCTGCCCTGGTCCCCACTTGCCACTCGTGGGAAGGAGCATGATGTCGCCCCGAGGTTCAGATCAACCTCCTCCCGCTCCAGGATGGAGAAATGACAGTGAGGGTCATGGCAAAAGGTCCCCGAAGGGTTTTCGTCCCGCGCGGCTGCTGCCAAGGATCGGGGCTCAGCACCGTGCTCAAAGCATCACCCTGTCCTGGATTTGCCCCACCgtgtccctgggcagcccgtCTCTACTCTGACACAGATGAGAAATCCCTGTGCGTGGTGGGGGGAAACACGGCAATGTCCCTGCGTGGGCTGGTAGAGAGCCAGGAGGGAGCTTGTCCagataaatacaaaagaaacaagCACGTTGCAATAGCCCCGGAGCCGGTAGAGCCGGCAGCAACGGTAACGGAGAGGGCTGAGTGGCTCCGACAGCCCCTGCCCACGCTGGCCATCTCCCCGGGCCAGCTCCACCAGCGTCCCATACCTGGATGTGTCATCCAAGTCCTTGGGACCCATCTGCCACCCTGCCGGGATCAGCACGGCAAACACCAGCCCGGAGAGGTACAGCCACCGGATGATCTGCATTTGTCTTTCTGGAGAAGGTAAAAGTCAAGATAGAAACGTCCAGGGCTGCAATCACCATtgatcgccccccccccccccccagcccctgtggGAGCCCTGGCAGTGTGGCACGGGACAGATCCAGCACGAGACAACCTCCTTCCCAGGGGTCTTGGCAGCTTTTTGAGGGGTGCATGTGAAAATTGCATCCTCACAATTACTTATCAGCACGTCTACCGTTGCCTAGGCACAGGCACATAGGTGCAAGAATGGGTTTGTATAATCTAAAGATACAATTTTTTTGCAATAAACTTTATCACCAATGTCCCCTTTTCTATCTCGGAGCGATTTTTCTATCTTGAGCTTATCACCAGAGTGCTGGAGAACTTTCCCGACCATTAGGTGCtcaaaaaagcagctttcagaagaGTTGAATAATTAGAGTTTTAAATTTCTTATCTTTGCTGGATGCTGATGCCTTAGCCAACCCCCACCCTTTATTTACTGAAAATCAGACTTTTAGTTGCCTATCACCAAGCATTTTCATTACTCAGATTTAATTTCTTCACCGGTTGGTAgtaaagaagggaggaaaaggcaCTTACCTTCCGCAAAGACAACCGTTCCCCTAAAAGCAAGATCCTATTTTCCTCCTTCAAGCTGGTTGTGGCTAAACTCTTCTCCTTACCAGTGCTTTTAAGCTTGTTAGCAGGATGCTAAAAGCTGACGGGTAGGTCATCGGTACTCCTGGTTTTAGTTGGATGGGTCATTATGAATCATTACAGGATTTTTTAAGTGGGGCTGTTGCAAAAAATCTAGTTGTTGCCATATTTTTCAGCTTACGCCTTCAgcgaggtgttttttttttgttgttgttattgttgctgtttctcttatcttttctatttttttccacttcttggACCAAAGGAGTGACCTGTCGGTTTCATCCTTTCAGGTGAGATGGCCCCTTATTGCCACAGCGCATCTTGCATGGAGAAACTATTTCTCTGCCCGCAGGGCTGCCCTTTCAAACACCTTCGGTTTGAGTtaaaaaacatgaaggaaaaaagcaagagcaaaaatgtaaaagaagCATTTGGGTACCCAAgcacttgctgctgcttcctgcagTGCAAAATTCGGGTTAGAGCTCACCAGCTGGACAGACACCACTTTTGATCCAagcctgtttttttcccccaaggccAGATCTGAAATTGGGACCGTTCCCCTGAATTTCTTTGATTTGGGGATGACAGGAGACACTGTGGGTGGCTGCAGTTCTGGGTCAGTGTTTTTCCCCATGGGACATCTCAGcccaggagctgggggagcaTCTGGAACTCATCAGGCCAAAGACAATAGTTTTGCAGGGCCATCTCCTGGGAACTgggctcattttttaaaatccttgatTCCGGCAAAGTTTTTTCTTGCTTGAGAAGAGCAAAACTGAGGGTAGCCCTAAAGAACCAGATCTGGCCATGGAGAAGAGGGTGCTGCCAGCTCCGGGTGGATGCGGAGAAAAGCCCTCAGCTCCCTGAAGATGCTGACAGATGAGCTTTTGAGGGCTGCCTATTTGGAGGATTGATGGCAGGCTGCATTTCTGGGGCAGTTTTGAGATATTTGGGGAGCTCTTGGCTAAGGAATTGCTACGGTTCAGTGCTCGGGGGACTAAATGTGCTCTTTTCACAGGTGCATGGTCAATGGGCAGAGAAAAGCAAGACTTAGAAAGCTGAAGCTCTTCACAAGAAGAGATGAGGGTTCCACATCCCGATTTCTCCGCCACTTACTGTCCTCTCCTCCTGGGACCTTTCTTCTCGTGGTTGGGTAACTATTACTATTCTACTGAAGAAATTTCTGTAATTATTGTCACTGTCAAAATATGGCTGGTGTTCAGGGGACACTCATCTTGAAGAGCCTTTTAATTAGGGCCAATAGTGGCCTTATGAGAAAGCCTGACATCAGAGGAGGAAGGTAGGAGATTAATTAGCTCAACCTTCAGAGGAGAGGTCCAGATCTCCTACCCATCACATGGATAGGATATTTATTAGTGACACCAAATTAGCTTGTGGTGACACTGTTTGCGATGTCCCCCTGGCCCAGGAAGGCACACGAGCTATCTGCAGCGGTGGGGGCTCAGGAGAGGAGAAATTCAGCTCAGCCAACGCAGTGCATGTCGTGTTGCTTCTTGGTTTTCTTAATCGTGGCTCTCAGTGTCAGGGTGGGTTGGAGAAACGTCCTACGAGACACTTTCTCCACTGTCCACGGGTGATTTTCACTGGCCCACTGGGACGTGATGGTCTCCCCTTTCCAAGTGTCCTCTGTGGTCTTCCTCCTTCCACCTGGGTTATGTTGCTGGTGGCTCTCCCGCACTGGAGGACCGCACCATGGGGGCATGAACCcgtgttttaaaatgcagatctGGTTTTTGTCCTGTTTTATGACTTGGAGAGGATTTTATGGACAGCAGGTGGCAGGCTTCCTCTGCCTGCCCTTCCTCTGCCtcacagcctcctcctcctcgctcggTTCCTCTCCAAACACTGCGTCTGTCCCTCCAAGGACCGAAGTGATGTGATGTCCTTCTCTCCAGGGATGGAAGACCCCAGGCTGGGGGACGGGGTCGGTGGCAGCACGGCGATGCCGCAGCCCAGTTGAGTCGGTTTTGATTCAAATCCTCACTCCGTGTACATCCTTGGAGAAGTGCCTTCGAGGACACGTGAGCATCCTGCGCTGATGGAGCCTGGACCAAAGCAGTTGATAAGGGAAACCTCCTGGACTGTCCTCCGTGTCCACCGACCCTTGGATAAACTCATCCATATCCCACCCAACCTTGGTCTCTGCAAGcatggggagaggcaggaggagctgggctgcTCCAATGGGGACGGTGGGACGTGGTCTTGCTGGGCTGTCCAAAATCAGGCTGGAAACAAGATGAGTTTATGCTTAAGCCTGCTCTTAAATTATAACGCACCCCTGCCGAGGCTCATTCTGCCACCAGCCAGCTCCTGCTTTGGGACTCGGTTTCCCTGCCTGGTGC
The Accipiter gentilis chromosome 16, bAccGen1.1, whole genome shotgun sequence DNA segment above includes these coding regions:
- the LOC126046766 gene encoding exendin-3-like, translating into MQIIRWLYLSGLVFAVLIPAGWQMGPKDLDDTSRWQSHESQSARSFASDVKRHSEGTFTSDFTRYLDKMKAKDFVHWLINTKRYR